Proteins from one Malania oleifera isolate guangnan ecotype guangnan chromosome 4, ASM2987363v1, whole genome shotgun sequence genomic window:
- the LOC131153710 gene encoding secreted RxLR effector protein 161-like produces MDKAKLVSTPLVAQFQLSAKLCPSTDEDKLDMTTVPYASVVRSLIYLRGTFDYGILFESTDDCNIQGYVDSDYAGDLDKRMSTSGFIFTMAGGSISWKAMLQPTTALSTIKAEYIALAEADMLTKPVTLAKFKCCLDLVNVVSY; encoded by the exons ATGGATAAGGCTAAATTGGTAAGTACACCTCTAGTTGCTCAATTTCAGTTGTCTGCTAAACTGTGTCCTTctactgatgaggataagttggatatgacTACTGTGCCTTATGCCAGTGTAGTAAGGagtctgat atatttgCGTGGCACTTTTGACTATGGTATCCTGTTTgaaagtactgatgattgtaataTTCAGGGTTATGTGGACTCCGATTATGCAGGCGATTTGGATAAGAGGATGTCTACTTctggcttcatttttaccatggctggtggttccattagttggaaggcaATGTTGCAACCTACTACAGCTTTGTCTACTATAAAAGCCGAATACATAGCTTTGGCAGAGGCAG ATATGCTCACGAAGCCTGTTACATTAGCCAAGTTCAAGTGTTGTctggacttagttaatgtagtctcttATTAA